A single Candidatus Liberibacter asiaticus DNA region contains:
- a CDS encoding DNA ligase LigA-related protein, which produces MYNFDRVFRSSKFENEHNITPAQWKKLLTLEAKFLPNKRALESWLDKAKKVTSLSKGEAMIEVEYLVKIALHHQKWYYRLDDPLFTDGLYDRVSERLDALQEQFPELFDEDHPWNTVGY; this is translated from the coding sequence ATGTATAATTTTGACAGAGTTTTTAGATCTAGTAAATTTGAAAACGAGCATAATATTACTCCTGCCCAATGGAAAAAGCTTTTAACGCTTGAAGCAAAGTTTCTTCCAAATAAGCGCGCCCTAGAATCATGGCTCGACAAAGCAAAAAAGGTCACATCGCTGTCGAAGGGAGAAGCGATGATTGAAGTTGAGTATCTGGTTAAAATCGCTCTCCATCATCAGAAGTGGTATTATCGGTTGGACGACCCTCTATTTACTGATGGGTTATATGATCGCGTATCAGAGCGACTCGACGCATTACAAGAGCAATTCCCTGAGCTTTTTGATGAGGATCATCCATGGAACACCGTGGGGTATTAA
- a CDS encoding tyrosine-type recombinase/integrase, with protein sequence MTPSLRLPPFVTKERTRHGKIIYYFRKGHGRRIRLPYPHESTFIPAYMSALTGSTPKREYINSPRKKPTTLKWLISEYRKSAHWGSLAVNSRISFESYFDQIIRKSGDFDYRKITTKHIRSGVESRKHTPSSAIQFLTSMRVLFKWAVRQEYVAINPCLSVERPKRKTEGIRPWTKEDMQQFKSFWSEGSQPRLAFEFLLYSGLRCSDSCRAGVQHLQNNIFSIKTQKTGTIITVELPDGFMKLLAMTPIGKETFFINNDKQKMNATQFSIWFKAKATKAGVNKSAHGVRKFSATISADAGATAHELMATYGWKTVDQAETYTKGADRIRLGIKNSRRISSVVDSDDP encoded by the coding sequence ATGACCCCGAGCTTGCGACTTCCTCCTTTTGTCACAAAAGAACGTACCCGTCATGGCAAAATAATCTATTATTTTAGGAAGGGGCATGGACGTCGTATCCGTCTCCCCTATCCTCATGAATCTACTTTCATTCCTGCGTATATGTCCGCTTTGACGGGGAGTACCCCAAAGCGAGAATATATTAATTCTCCTCGGAAGAAACCGACTACTCTTAAGTGGCTGATTTCCGAATATAGGAAAAGTGCTCATTGGGGGAGTTTAGCAGTTAATTCCAGAATATCTTTTGAAAGTTATTTTGATCAGATCATACGAAAATCAGGAGATTTTGATTATCGCAAAATCACAACTAAACATATTCGTTCGGGGGTTGAATCGAGAAAGCATACTCCTTCTTCAGCTATACAGTTTTTAACGTCGATGCGTGTTTTGTTTAAATGGGCGGTTCGACAAGAATATGTAGCAATCAACCCATGCCTGAGTGTTGAAAGACCTAAACGAAAAACAGAGGGGATTAGACCTTGGACAAAGGAAGACATGCAACAGTTCAAAAGTTTTTGGAGCGAAGGCTCACAGCCACGGTTAGCATTTGAGTTTTTGTTGTATTCGGGTTTAAGATGTTCCGATTCTTGTAGAGCTGGAGTTCAACATCTCCAAAACAATATCTTTTCCATTAAAACGCAGAAAACAGGGACAATCATCACAGTGGAATTGCCGGATGGTTTTATGAAACTTCTTGCGATGACTCCTATAGGGAAAGAAACTTTTTTCATTAATAACGATAAACAAAAGATGAATGCTACTCAATTTAGTATTTGGTTTAAAGCAAAAGCTACAAAAGCCGGAGTTAATAAATCCGCTCATGGGGTACGGAAGTTTTCTGCGACCATATCAGCTGATGCGGGGGCAACAGCTCATGAGCTGATGGCTACTTATGGGTGGAAGACTGTTGACCAAGCGGAAACATATACGAAAGGAGCGGATAGAATCCGTTTAGGGATCAAGAACTCACGTCGAATTTCATCGGTTGTGGATTCGGATGATCCCTAA
- a CDS encoding guanylate kinase → MAHIFVLIGASGVGKTTIAKQVVLNSEYLVMPVGVTTRRPRVDEKQYIDYRFISQSQFKGWKHTGLFIETTKVRDEYYGYLKEDINNPMEHGYDILLILTHQGLAPLKKLYEDQVTSIFIAPPSEAELIQRRIKRREDIPFNLDPDLFGKNHSYSFTIVNNHLPTACRQVGLIREFVKRGKKANYD, encoded by the coding sequence ATGGCTCATATCTTTGTTTTGATTGGGGCATCAGGAGTTGGGAAAACCACCATCGCTAAACAGGTGGTTCTGAACTCTGAATATCTGGTGATGCCTGTCGGGGTCACGACCCGACGACCCCGCGTCGATGAAAAGCAATACATCGATTATCGCTTTATCTCTCAATCCCAGTTTAAAGGATGGAAACATACCGGACTTTTTATAGAAACAACGAAGGTACGAGATGAATACTACGGATATCTCAAAGAAGATATTAATAATCCGATGGAACATGGATATGACATTCTCCTCATTCTCACTCATCAAGGACTAGCACCTCTCAAGAAACTCTATGAGGATCAAGTAACTTCAATCTTCATTGCCCCTCCTTCGGAAGCGGAATTAATTCAACGGCGTATAAAGAGACGGGAAGATATCCCTTTCAACCTAGATCCTGATCTTTTTGGAAAGAACCATTCTTATTCCTTCACAATAGTCAATAATCATCTACCAACCGCTTGTCGGCAAGTTGGTCTCATAAGAGAATTCGTGAAGCGGGGAAAAAAGGCTAACTATGACTGA